In Vibrio gangliei, a single window of DNA contains:
- the metH gene encoding methionine synthase codes for MAGSSNSYRNEIKNQIEALLQSRILLIDGGMGTMIQSHQLQESDYRGERFADWPSDLKGNNDLLVLTQPQLIKQIHSDYLAAGADILETNTFNATTIAMADYDMQSLSAEINFSAAKLAKQAAQEWTEKTPDKPRFVAGVLGPTNRTCSISPDVNDPGFRNVSFDELVTAYSESTRALIDGGVDIIMIETIFDTLNAKACAFAVLSVFDEIGYKLPVMISGTITDASGRTLSGQTTEAFYNALRHVEPLSFGLNCALGPDELRQYVEELSRISETFVSAHPNAGLPNAFGEYDLEPREMAKHIQEWAQSGFLNMVGGCCGTTPEHIRQMARVVEGIKPRALPELPKACRLSGLEPLTIDQDSLFVNVGERTNVTGSAKFKRLIVEEAYDEALDVAREQVANGAQIIDINMDEGMLDAKACMERFLNLCASEPEISKVPIMVDSSKWDVIEAGLKCVQGKGIVNSISMKEGIDKFIEQAKLIRRYGAAVIVMAFDEIGQADTRERKTEICTKAYRILVDEVGFPPEDIIFDPNIFAVATGIEEHNNYAVDFIEAVGDIKRDLPYAMISGGVSNVSFSFRGNNYVREAIHAVFLYHCFKRGMDMGIVNAGQLEIYDNVPEKLRNAVEDVVLNRHPDATENLLELAEEYRTNGVGKAEDPALLEWRTWEVEKRLEHALVKGITEFIVEDTEEARAKASKPLEVIEGPLMDGMNVVGDLFGEGKMFLPQVVKSARVMKQAVAYLEPYINAEKQVGQTNGKILLATVKGDVHDIGKNIVGVVLQCNNYEIIDLGVMVPTETILKVAKEENVDIIGLSGLITPSLDEMVHVAKEMERQGFDLPLLIGGATTSKAHTAVKIEQNYSQPVVYVNNASRAVGVCSALLSESQRPAFVEKLDLDYERVRDQHARKRPRTKPVTLDKARDNKVAIDWQAYTPPAPAKPGVHVFEHIDTAILRDYIDWTPFFLTWGLMGKYPAIFEHEEVGEEAKRLYDDANVFLDRIEQEGLLKASGMCGMFPANSVGDDIEVYADESRSEVIKVLHNLRQQTEKPKGANYCLSDYIAPKDSGKSDWIGGFAVTGGIGERELADAYKAQGDDFNAIMIQAVADRLAEAFAEYMHEMVRKEIWGYSPEESLSNYDLIREKYQGIRPAPGYPACPEHTEKGSLWELLNVEETIDMSLTSSYAMWPGASVSGWYFSHPDSRYFAIAQIQQDQAEDYAKRKGWDDVEMEKWLGPNLS; via the coding sequence GTGGCTGGAAGCTCAAATTCATATCGCAATGAAATAAAAAATCAAATTGAAGCATTATTGCAATCCCGCATTTTATTAATTGATGGCGGTATGGGTACCATGATCCAATCGCATCAATTACAAGAATCTGATTATCGTGGTGAGCGTTTTGCTGATTGGCCAAGTGACCTTAAAGGCAATAATGACCTGCTGGTATTAACTCAGCCACAACTTATCAAGCAAATTCATAGTGATTATTTGGCCGCAGGTGCCGATATTCTCGAAACCAACACCTTTAACGCCACCACCATCGCGATGGCTGATTACGATATGCAAAGTTTGAGCGCTGAAATCAACTTTTCTGCCGCTAAGCTAGCCAAACAAGCTGCGCAAGAATGGACAGAAAAAACACCGGACAAGCCGCGTTTTGTGGCTGGTGTATTAGGCCCAACCAACCGTACTTGTTCGATTTCGCCTGACGTGAACGATCCGGGTTTTCGAAATGTCTCTTTTGATGAGTTAGTCACAGCGTATTCTGAATCAACACGCGCCCTAATCGATGGCGGGGTTGATATCATCATGATCGAAACCATCTTTGATACTTTGAACGCCAAAGCCTGTGCGTTTGCTGTATTAAGTGTGTTTGATGAGATTGGCTACAAATTGCCAGTGATGATTTCTGGTACCATTACCGATGCCTCGGGCCGTACACTTTCAGGGCAAACGACCGAAGCGTTCTACAATGCTCTGCGCCACGTTGAGCCATTATCCTTTGGCCTTAACTGTGCGCTTGGCCCTGATGAATTGCGCCAATATGTCGAAGAGCTTTCTCGCATTTCTGAAACCTTTGTTTCTGCTCACCCTAATGCCGGTTTACCGAACGCGTTTGGTGAATACGATCTTGAACCACGTGAAATGGCAAAACACATTCAAGAGTGGGCGCAAAGTGGCTTTTTAAATATGGTCGGTGGCTGTTGTGGTACTACGCCAGAGCACATTCGCCAGATGGCACGGGTGGTTGAAGGTATTAAACCTCGTGCTTTGCCAGAGCTGCCGAAAGCTTGCCGTTTATCGGGTCTTGAGCCATTAACCATCGATCAAGATTCATTATTTGTGAATGTGGGTGAGCGTACTAACGTCACCGGTTCGGCTAAGTTTAAGCGTTTAATTGTTGAAGAAGCTTATGATGAAGCGCTCGATGTGGCGCGTGAGCAAGTAGCTAATGGCGCACAAATCATTGATATCAACATGGATGAAGGCATGCTGGATGCTAAAGCCTGCATGGAGCGTTTCTTAAACCTTTGTGCCTCAGAGCCAGAGATTTCCAAAGTGCCAATCATGGTTGATTCCTCAAAATGGGATGTGATTGAAGCCGGTCTGAAATGCGTGCAAGGCAAAGGCATTGTTAACTCGATTTCGATGAAAGAAGGGATAGATAAATTCATCGAACAAGCCAAATTGATCCGTCGTTATGGAGCGGCTGTGATTGTAATGGCGTTTGATGAAATTGGTCAGGCGGATACTCGCGAGCGCAAAACAGAGATTTGTACTAAAGCGTACCGCATTCTGGTCGATGAAGTGGGTTTCCCGCCAGAAGACATTATTTTCGACCCCAACATTTTCGCTGTTGCGACCGGTATTGAAGAGCACAACAACTACGCGGTCGATTTCATTGAAGCGGTCGGAGACATCAAGCGTGACTTACCTTATGCGATGATTTCTGGCGGTGTGTCTAACGTTTCATTCTCATTCCGTGGTAATAACTACGTGCGTGAAGCGATTCATGCGGTGTTCTTATATCACTGTTTCAAACGTGGTATGGACATGGGGATCGTGAATGCTGGTCAGCTTGAAATTTATGACAACGTGCCGGAAAAACTGCGAAATGCGGTGGAAGACGTGGTGCTTAATCGTCATCCTGATGCCACAGAAAACCTACTTGAATTAGCGGAAGAATACCGCACCAATGGGGTTGGGAAAGCCGAAGATCCTGCCTTGTTAGAATGGCGTACTTGGGAAGTGGAAAAACGTCTTGAACATGCGCTAGTGAAAGGCATTACCGAATTCATTGTTGAAGATACTGAAGAAGCGCGAGCCAAAGCTTCTAAGCCACTGGAAGTGATTGAAGGTCCGTTAATGGACGGTATGAACGTGGTCGGCGACTTATTTGGCGAAGGTAAGATGTTCTTGCCACAAGTGGTGAAATCGGCGCGAGTGATGAAGCAAGCGGTGGCGTATCTTGAACCATACATCAATGCGGAAAAACAGGTTGGTCAAACCAACGGCAAAATTTTGCTCGCGACAGTAAAAGGCGATGTGCATGATATCGGTAAAAATATTGTCGGCGTAGTGCTGCAATGTAATAACTACGAAATCATCGATCTTGGCGTGATGGTACCCACCGAAACCATTTTAAAAGTCGCTAAAGAAGAAAACGTCGACATCATAGGTTTATCTGGCCTTATCACGCCATCATTGGATGAAATGGTACACGTTGCTAAAGAGATGGAACGGCAAGGTTTTGATTTACCTCTACTCATTGGTGGCGCAACTACATCGAAAGCGCACACAGCGGTTAAGATTGAGCAAAACTACTCACAACCAGTGGTTTACGTGAATAACGCCTCACGAGCGGTAGGGGTCTGTTCTGCTTTGCTTTCTGAATCGCAACGACCAGCCTTTGTTGAAAAACTAGATTTGGATTACGAACGCGTCCGTGATCAACATGCGCGTAAACGCCCGCGTACTAAGCCAGTTACACTCGATAAAGCGCGCGACAATAAAGTGGCGATTGATTGGCAGGCTTATACTCCGCCAGCACCTGCTAAACCTGGCGTACATGTGTTTGAGCATATTGATACGGCTATCTTACGTGATTACATCGACTGGACACCGTTCTTTTTAACTTGGGGATTGATGGGCAAATACCCAGCGATTTTTGAGCATGAAGAAGTAGGGGAAGAAGCTAAGCGTTTGTATGACGATGCTAACGTATTCCTCGACCGCATTGAGCAAGAAGGCTTGCTTAAAGCGAGCGGCATGTGTGGCATGTTCCCGGCTAACAGCGTCGGTGATGACATTGAAGTCTATGCTGATGAATCGCGCAGTGAAGTAATTAAAGTGTTGCACAACCTTCGCCAACAAACCGAGAAACCGAAAGGGGCGAACTACTGTTTGTCGGATTACATTGCGCCAAAAGACAGCGGCAAATCGGACTGGATTGGTGGCTTTGCGGTGACCGGCGGCATCGGTGAGCGTGAATTGGCGGATGCTTACAAAGCACAAGGTGATGATTTTAATGCCATTATGATCCAAGCGGTAGCAGACCGTTTAGCGGAAGCCTTTGCCGAATACATGCATGAAATGGTGCGTAAAGAGATTTGGGGTTATTCACCAGAGGAATCGCTCAGTAACTACGATCTGATCCGTGAAAAATATCAAGGCATTCGTCCTGCTCCGGGTTACCCTGCGTGCCCAGAGCATACGGAAAAAGGCAGCTTATGGGAGCTTCTTAACGTTGAAGAAACCATTGACATGTCATTAACCTCAAGCTACGCTATGTGGCCGGGCGCGTCAGTATCCGGTTGGTATTTCTCGCATCCAGACTCTCGTTATTTTGCCATCGCTCAGATCCAACAAGATCAAGCAGAAGACTACGCCAAGCGTAAAGGTTGGGATGACGTTGAAATGGAGAAATGGCTAGGGCCGAATTTGAGTTAA
- a CDS encoding cation:proton antiporter has translation MSVYNTLCFLSFAAMVIALINSKFGRLQTTIAITAGAMVLSLLILIAGQSGWFNLVDIASKTMAEINFESFLLNGILGFLLFAGGLGIKLPHFADQKWEIAILAFGGTLFSTFFIGFSLYGICNVIDIHIDLIYCLLFGALISPTDPIAVLAIVKKLKAPQRISTQIEGESLFNDGIGLVIFVTIFTVAFSGHAPTVGGVLSLFMQEAVGGIAYGFVLGLLFHYLISSTNDHSMELLLMICIPTAGYAFAETLEVSGPLAMVVSSIMIGNWTRYVGFSKESTEHMDHFWELIDEFLNGILFLLIGMSLLLFEFHSEDWIMMAIAVPLVLLARFLSVWIPFIGFKRFRTYNKWSVKILTWGGLRGGLALAMALSIPHGKYFVTADQIDVKEIIMVMTYAVVVFSILIQGSTITPMINKAKVVQKQMEEAEQLKAQVANDSQSETVQKDA, from the coding sequence ATGTCGGTTTATAATACGTTGTGCTTCCTGTCGTTTGCAGCGATGGTGATTGCATTGATAAACAGTAAGTTTGGTCGTTTACAGACGACGATTGCCATTACTGCGGGTGCAATGGTGCTCTCACTTCTCATTCTTATTGCCGGTCAAAGTGGCTGGTTCAACCTTGTCGACATTGCTTCGAAAACCATGGCCGAGATTAACTTTGAAAGCTTTTTGCTTAACGGGATTCTCGGCTTTTTACTATTCGCAGGTGGCTTAGGCATTAAATTGCCTCACTTCGCTGACCAAAAATGGGAAATCGCAATCCTTGCTTTCGGTGGCACACTGTTTTCTACCTTTTTTATCGGCTTTAGCTTATATGGCATCTGTAATGTCATTGATATCCATATTGACCTTATTTACTGCTTATTATTTGGTGCACTGATTTCACCAACCGACCCGATAGCTGTATTGGCGATTGTAAAAAAACTCAAAGCTCCGCAACGTATTTCCACTCAAATTGAAGGCGAATCTCTATTCAATGATGGTATTGGTTTGGTGATTTTTGTGACGATTTTCACCGTCGCATTCAGTGGCCATGCCCCAACCGTTGGTGGCGTACTGTCTCTATTCATGCAAGAAGCAGTGGGCGGTATTGCTTATGGTTTTGTACTTGGTCTACTTTTCCACTATTTGATCAGTTCAACTAACGATCACTCAATGGAATTACTATTGATGATCTGTATTCCAACAGCCGGTTACGCTTTTGCAGAAACACTAGAAGTTTCTGGCCCGCTAGCCATGGTGGTTTCAAGTATCATGATTGGTAACTGGACTCGCTATGTTGGATTCTCGAAAGAAAGTACCGAGCACATGGATCATTTTTGGGAGCTTATCGATGAGTTCTTAAACGGCATCTTATTCCTGTTGATCGGTATGTCTCTGCTATTATTTGAATTCCACTCTGAAGATTGGATCATGATGGCGATTGCTGTTCCACTGGTTTTATTAGCACGTTTCTTAAGTGTGTGGATCCCATTCATCGGCTTCAAACGCTTTAGAACTTACAATAAATGGTCAGTGAAGATCTTAACCTGGGGCGGGTTACGAGGTGGTCTAGCTCTAGCAATGGCGCTTTCCATTCCACACGGTAAGTATTTCGTTACCGCCGATCAAATTGATGTCAAAGAAATCATCATGGTGATGACTTACGCAGTAGTGGTGTTCTCGATCCTGATTCAAGGTTCAACCATTACGCCAATGATCAATAAAGCCAAAGTGGTACAAAAACAAATGGAAGAAGCTGAACAACTTAAAGCTCAAGTTGCAAACGATTCTCAGAGTGAAACTGTACAAAAAGACGCTTAA